Genomic DNA from Streptomyces venezuelae:
TCGCGCAGGCGTTGGTGGGGGCGGCGGAGTCGTTGGCGGGCTGGGCCAATGTGGAGGACTCCGTCTCCGCGAAGGAGGCGGCGGCGACGCTCATGAACTTCGCGTGGGCGGGGCTCGGGGGACTCATGGAAGGACGTCGCTGGGTACCGTCCCCCGTCCCGGCGCCGCTCCCGGTTCCGTCGTCGTCCCTGTGAGATGCAGTCTGCCCTCCGGGCCGCGGAGTTCGAAGGTGTGCGGGGTGGGGGTGGAGTAGGTCACGGTGGAGGGGAGGGGGACAGGGGCCTTGAACTCTATGCGGGTGTGGGTGGGGGTGTGGCTCGGGGTTCGTTGGTCTTCCCGTTCCGCCAGGCAGCGGGCCGCGGTCCACATGCCGTGGGCGATCGCTCGGGGGAAGCCGAAGGGGCGGGCGGTGAGGGCGTGCAGGTGGATGGGGTTGCGGTCACCGCTGACGGCGGCGTAGCGCCGACCGAGACCGGCGGGTAGCTGCCACGGTTCGCTGTGGGTGTGGGTGCGGGTGCGGGCGTGGTCCGGCGCTGAGGCCGGGGTGGTGGTCGGTGCCGTCTTGTGGCGGGCCAGGTAGGTGCTGCGGGACTCCCAGAGCAGCTCGCCGTCGGCGGAGGCGGCCTCGGTGAGGAGGGTGGCCTCGGTGCCGCGGCGGTGGGGGGTGAGGGCGGTGGTGCGGACGGTGAGGTGGAGTGCGTCGGTGGGCCTGATCGGCCGGTGCCGGTCGATCTCGATGCTGGTGTGCACGAGGCCGAGCAGGGGGAGCGGGAAGTCCGGTGCGGTCATGAGCCGCATGCTGAGCGGGAACGCGAGGACGTGGGGGTAGGTGGGTGGCA
This window encodes:
- a CDS encoding MaoC/PaaZ C-terminal domain-containing protein gives rise to the protein MTALALLRAVLRRPRPHPVDPSTPAPTTRLTTTRTPDPAHLAAYRRVCGFEASPGGVLPPTYPHVLAFPLSMRLMTAPDFPLPLLGLVHTSIEIDRHRPIRPTDALHLTVRTTALTPHRRGTEATLLTEAASADGELLWESRSTYLARHKTAPTTTPASAPDHARTRTHTHSEPWQLPAGLGRRYAAVSGDRNPIHLHALTARPFGFPRAIAHGMWTAARCLAEREDQRTPSHTPTHTRIEFKAPVPLPSTVTYSTPTPHTFELRGPEGRLHLTGTTTEPGAAPGRGTVPSDVLP